Genomic segment of Dermacentor albipictus isolate Rhodes 1998 colony chromosome 5, USDA_Dalb.pri_finalv2, whole genome shotgun sequence:
GACTCGAATATCCGTGGAGACCAACTACGGCAATGCAACGTTTAAGTGTACAACAAAACCATGAACAGTTTAAATTCTTTGTACAGGTCATTGGGTCGGAAATTGCGTTCGAGGCAATGACTCGGCGCCTGTAGGTAGTCTGTGACGTAATAGCGTGCGGCGGCTGATAGTGCCGAGTAAGTTTGAGCGCAACACAGAATATGCCGTAAgatttgttcctttatttcatcACATATATGTAAAAGGTGAGCGCTGGCTACAGCCGTCACTGGAAATGCTCGAGCGGGTCATCCAACGTCTTGTTCTCCTGCGCAGCCGAGAAGGATATTTCGCCTTGGAAAGCCTTGTGCGCACGCACGTGGATGTGCTGGCCATCTCCTACgtgaacctgaaaaaaaaaaacgtaagaaataaaaacaagaaaaaagacatACGCGAAAGTGTTAAAATAATGACAAACTTGGCGCCGCGCGCCGCTGTATTGCCAGCTGGCATTTGTCACGATCACCGCCGCCCTTTCACCGCGCGCGTCATATCCTCGTGATACCGCTTGTTAATGTATACTACCATCAATCCTTTTCAGAAGTAATTAACTCAGATGACTACGCAAAATGTTCATCCCAGGGGATGCACACGTAACTGTATAAAAGTAGTTTATGCATATTCTTGCAGTCAACTTTTGTGAAATTTGACACCGATTGGATCTAGGGTTCGTCGTCACAAACAACGAAAAGCACCCGTGCGTTTCGAACAGCGAGAGCTGACCCAAAAATCGGTACAGCAAACCTACGACGCAGCGTTTACGGGCGTCGCATGTCGCGTACATGTCACACGCAAGTAGCAAAAGGGCAACGGTTTTAACAACGCGACGAGATCCATCGTTTCAGCGAGCACAGCGGAGCGTCTCCGCATTTGTTCCCGCTGGGATGGGGGCCGTACCCGGAAAAGCAGATAGACTCCAGCCGGGACGCAGATAGGCCGACTCAAGATTTATCTCTGAACACCGGCGTTTGCAGATCAAACCTCACTCGTTGATTGCTGGGGCGTGGATAACAGGGTTGTTCATACTTCAGGTTGAATATTTTGGTCGTTATGACAtcccacatttttctttgaaAAACATGCTCGTTCCTCCGCGCAGGGGCGGGTAGGGATCGGAACACATTCCGATAGTGCGCGTCAACGGCAAATACGTGTGCGGAGTGACGCCCCATCGCGGAGTGCGCGCGCGTTTTGTAGCGCTCGTAGTCATTTAGGCACGATCGCTAACGTACAGCGATGCATAAAAAAGCAGCGTGCGTACAGTACGAGTGGAGATTCTCTATGTATCAAAGCATGTCGGGGGCGCTGTCTAGCTGGATCCGCGGGCACGTACTCGTCCCACCGCGTAGTACGTGGCACCAACCTTCACGAAATAGTTGACGCCGTTCACCAGCTGCGTCCGATACTTCAGAGGCGCAAACTCCTTGAAGGTCTTGCTCAGCTTCGCCTCCACATCGGCACGAACCTGCGGCCAGAATCGATGGTGTAAACAATCACGCCCACCGCGCCGGGACTCGTCTTCCTACTTGCGTCTGAAATGAAATTACCTTTTCGCAAATCTCCTTGACTGTGTCATCGGCGTCCTTAACTTCCTCCGAGAGTCCACCACAGAGAGGCATGTTTAACTCGGGGTGTTTTGAAGCTACACGGAGCACAAACGAGGAAACAACGAACTTTTAACGTGACGACTCACCAATAGCGCGCGCTACTACAATGACTCAGAACTCGTGACTCTTACGTCACTCATTCTGAAAATGAAACGGACGGTAAGGTGCTGCCATCTCGTGCAAAGCATCTAAAGTCCTCTCTAAGCTGCAGGTGCTGCCGCTTTGTGGTCATTACAGCCAATGCTCCAAGTACAAATGTAGTGGGACGCCGATAGGTGACACTACAGCACCACGCAGAAGGTCAATCTTGAAGATAGTTCGGTTAACTGCGCGCTGATAATTTGAAACACACGTGCGAATGGTAAACATAAAATGTTGAATACGCAATTTGGTCCCTAGCATTACAAATCTGGAATTGAACAAGTCGACTGCGCTCGCATTAACGTTTCCTCGGTTTCGCGGTCATATGCTACTTCACTCACTCGTTCATTGTTTGAGTAAATTAGGCAGCCAATCCATTAACATACCTGCTGCGTAAGTTAACGTGTTTCTGGAACGCCTTATAGCGCCTGTTTCTTTGGCGAGAGTGAAATATTATCGGCTGCGTGATGCATATACCTTCGGCAATATACCTTCGgcaaaactcccaggtgggtttattttcgtttacagtgtatccACATGATGACTTGCGATTACTTTTACTGAAAGACGCTGTATTGATTttaggcggcttgcaacgcgAAGTTATAGCAATAGTCCACTTAGCACAGTTAGATTATTTGTATAACTAATACGATATTTATATTAATTCAGATGTAGCGGATTATTTGGCTCGTTTGTGAAATATCCCATCACTAGACCCCACTTAGATGACAGGCCCTTTACAGAGAAgatcttgggcccgtggcctTGAGCGTCTGCTAATTGCAGGCTACACAGGCGCTGCTGcattcttctttttctattttttttttactgcaccaGCTTGTATGCCCGCCTGTGACTTACTCAACGATGAACGCTTGTTAGTGTAACtgtgcaaagtgtgaacttctctctCCTTTTCGTCTTTCAATCCCCTTCCCCGTTGAAGGGGGCTACCTTTAAGTCTGCCGGGCTcagtctggttagcctccctacctttcccttatgacttctctctctctctccctctccaaAGAAGTAGGCTTTGCTCGAGCGAATCGGGAAAATGAGATATAAATAGAAAGTAAcgatacaagaataattaagtgACGCAAATCTCGCGTCAGAAGGGACacacatcactgtcacagcctaTCTCGTATGCCATGCCCTAGACCGCAGGAACTATAAAGCGCATTAGTAAGTtttagcagagtccttccatgttttagcagagtccttccaaaaacatggaaggactctggttttAGCAAAGGGTGTCTATTGTGACGATTACactaaaacctttttttttttcctgccaatGACTGACGTACTGTACAATCTGTAAAGAGCAGCACAGAGCGCTAGCTTTTCTGAGCTGTAACGTGGCAAGATGCATAACAGGTGCTCAATTGTCTAACCACAACCGCACTTGTCATAAAGCTGACGGCCATTTCTattaaaaaataacaataataataactcacgtttattcatttattttgatCATTTAAGCTGAAGTCGTGCACATAGTACAAGTACTAATTAGTACAGTTTGTATGTGTGTCTCGGGGCGTTATACTGTGTGGCATCGGTTATACATGAGCTGACTGCTACGTCTCAAGCCTTACATATTAAGGCGAACATTTTGTGAGCTTCTCAACCCGTATTCAAAAAGTAATGCCACGATAGAATTGATCGCATAAGAAAAAATTTCAGCCAGCCCTGATGCTGGGAGTACACAATATTATATATATTGAAGGCGGCAAAGACAGATAACACTTACGAAAGTAAAGGTTTATGAATTCAGTCCCTGGTTCCGGACGGCTCCTTTGGTCCACTGTCACTGGTATATGTATACGTATGATGGCGCTGTGCGGTTGTTAGTCAATTAATTCAATTGGGAGGTTTAACGTCCTGAAACTGCACAGTAGTGGGTTTTGAGGGACGCTTTGCTTATAGGGGAGAGCTCCGGATTAGTTTAGACCGCCTGGAAATGCGTAAAGTACACATAAATTatagtacacgagcgtttttgcatttcgccccaatagaaatgcagccgccacggccgggactCGGACATGCGACTTCGTGCTTCAGCTCAACGTCTCAACCAAACGGCCACCCTGCGGGTGGCATAGGCTGGTTACCATTTCACTCTTTTCCCTTCTCTTGTTATTTAATATTAATATGTCAAGCACAATGACATGCTGTTCAGTTGACTGAAATGTCATTTGTTAAGGACACTGCAAGCACGCTCCGAACCGTATAATTTACCACAAATTCCAGTGGTCAGTCTAAGTGAAACTGAATAAAGCCTCTTAATGTACATTAGACGTATTGTTATGTTTATAACAAATTAATTCGTTCTCCCCGATGTAGAACGTAAGTTTTGCAATCCGCATGACAGTGGAATTGTTACAAAGAGAGCCTATACTGCTTCCTACGAAAAATAATTTTATAGCCTAAAAATAAAAGCAACGAATAAATCTTCGTGAACACCGAACCGCGGAGACGGGACTAATTAGTCCTTGGTGGAAGCGCGGAGACAAATTATTGGACACTTATTTGAAGCTCGATAGTTGATACACCTAACCTATACGCGCAGGACAATACTTTCTCTCTTGCATGCCCGTTATCTCCGTTAACAGAGGAATTGCTCCGTTCAGGCGGTTTACGAAGCTCAATTCGCGAACTAACAAATTTGTGCGGAGAATCTGGTATTTCCGACGAGGAAGATCGCACAAAAGCATATCGCGTAATCAAAGTTCTTActgcatctgttcttgctttttccTCCACTCCGGCCGCGTCTCCTGTTCTAATAATGTATAGTtttcagaaataaagaaaacgataTGCAGTGATAAATTACATAATTGAAGCAATCTTTATTCCAAGATTCGCAGTGAATTCGGCTTCAAAAACCTCACCAACTCACACGCCTCTATATTATCTCTTGTGCAATGAACCGACCGCTGTAACCGCTTATATGCCTTGTGATACGtcgtgaacaaaaagaaaatgtatttAATTGAATCTTTCAATTTCACGAATtcattttctccagatttcttctTTCCTATCCTATTTTGTAATatccaattcttggccaatctcaaCGAGTGTGTGTATACGTACCACTGACTCCCAAGTTCTCCATCTACATCTACATCAACATCTCTCCGATTTCATTgctcctactttttttttctaattcacCGTGATCCAGAGAAATATGTAGCGTATGGAGGAGAGGTTATTTGCAAGGCCTTCCGGTCGACGGCGGCAGTGTGGTCAGTCACTCTGAAAAGCACGCCTGTATACATTCTCTGACTCTGCTGTCAggggggaggcatttacttttacTGTGTAATTTGGCGCTATGAAATCATTGAGCATGAAATAATACCGGTGAACTGAACGGGGGCCTTATGGGCGTACCTGCAACAGATTATAATAAAAGCGGGCCGGCGCAATGTCTTCATGCATGCAGAGCACCCAATAATGGCCGTGTCAATCGGGTGACCCATCAAAGCAGCAGGACTAGGGCGGTCCGTGGGCGTCGGCGAACCCCCTCTGGCGTCCCCGTTACCACTTTGGAATCCCGAAGGCGGCGCCAAAGTATACTAAATAATAACACGTTGTTTACTTGCACTAGCAGCTCAGATTTGCGCGCGCAGTGAAAGAACGAAAAGGTGATCCGCCGATGGGAAAAACACCCTGGAGAGAACCGCTCCTAAAGTAAGGGCTATGTAAAGTGACAGGTACACTGTATGCTGTAGAATAGCAATCGAACAATGCTCCGTAGAATAGAGAGCTAATATTCAAGTCACATCATATCAAGGACTGTACGAGGTAGTTGCCCACGTTCTTGATGTTGCTTTGTGTTTTTACGTAGCGCTATTGACGTAACCTAAATGTGACGCTTTCCTGCATATTCGCATAACGGATATTGTTATAGCACGCGCAATCTATCGGCGTTCGTATTtagcgagcgaaaaaaaaaaagaattcgtcTTCACGATTACGGGTCTGTATACAGGCTTCTTACATGAGTTCTTATCCACTTCTTGTACCTTCTCTCCGCATTCGTTGCCTCCTGCAGCTATGTCGTACACTAGAAGGGTTCTCGACTATGTGGGCGGAGCAACTCTCTACGCACAGACGCTGTAGCGTTGAAATGTGCGCTTTTGCTTACCAATAACGCTAAGAGGTCGCCATTTTGTATTGTACTTGTCTGGCACTGGCCAAGGACATAATTAATGCGGCGCTAGAAGACAACAATATGCACTAAGAATGAAACACGCAGAAACAATTCACAAAACAGAAGCAAACGCGAACTTAACaagcacatgcacacacagacaCGGACACACATTCGCGCAGCATATATTCCAGTGACAAAGCTAGACCACTTTGACAGCGTTAGCATTACGATATTTCGTGTCGCAATATCACCATCCATTCATACATAAGGGGTGAcagctgcgcatgcgcaatgggcGCCTGGGATCAGAAGTGCAGTCAACGCAATGTGTGGGGACTGCAGAAGCATTCCGTCGCTGCTCCAAAATAAAGATAGCGCACGTTGTTTTAAAGGCAATATTTTATTCACACGTGTCCACCGTTCtcttctttttatatatataatatcgtTGGATAACCGTTATCGTAACAGTAAGCAGACCGCGCTGCTAAGTGACTAGCATACTTGTTTACAGACGAAATATCTGAGCCTATAGCGGTGCCTTTAATTTCGCCGCCACGGCTGTTTTCATTATACCGCGTCACAATTAAGGGACCGATTCAGCGCATGCTAAAACGTTGAGTCCGTGGCTCTGGGACTGACGTCGTGAGCACAGCCGGTGTTGCGTTTCCTTGGAAGAGTACGCATGTAGTCGCTCAGGCAAAGTGCTCCACTTCGTCTTCGAGCGACTTGTTCTCCTGGACGGCGGCGAAGGTGACATCGCCCTGAAGGCTCTTGTAGGCCCGGACGTGGACGTACTGGTCGGAGCCTACGCGGACCTGCGAGGCGCGCGCGCGATGCATTTATTAAACATTTCAGCGGCAAGCTATTGGAACGCACATGCATTCTATAAATGTGCAATTCGCAAAAGAAAGTAAATTAAGAAATTAAATTAAGTTAGGGTGTGCGCCAAAACCGCCTTCTGATTATGAACCAccctgtagtgggggactccggaaatttggaccagctggggttctttaacgtgcacctaaagctaagtacacgggtgtattcgcatttcgctcccatctaaatgcggccgccgtggcaaaaTAAAGTAAGGAGGAGGGGAGGGAGAGATGTTAGtatgaagaacaaaaaaaaaggcccTTCGCTTTTATTCATAGACGTTCGTAAGCCAGAACGCTTCGTAAGAGCTGAGGCCGTTCTATCTAGATGTCGGACGTATTATAGCGAAGCCGGTCGACCAATTGCTAACGGCTCTTACGAACGAAAATGTTTGCGAATTCGGCACCTTGTTTCATCGCAACATGTGACGGGCTCGAGCTGAGACATTGCTTAAAACAGAGCAGCATAATGCACACAATATGAATATTTCTAGTAGTGTGCTTGGGCAAGGGAGAATTTCAGTGTCGGTATTTACAAAGTAGTGTGTACGCTAGAGCTGTTTGTAGATATGCGGTGGTCTATGCGGTAAGCAAACCTGTTATATAATGCAAGCGACAGTGGCAAGCCTCTCTTGGGAACGAAAAAAATTGTAATTTGGGAATTAGtcgccagctttctttttttgggaCAACGTTGTCCTGGCTCCTGAGAGATTCGTTGGGTAGACATACTTTTTTGGAGAATGTAAAACTGAACAATTGATGCAATTTGATGCAACTGCAATTTGATGCGACCATTCATAATACGTGTTCATATTTACGTTGTAGTTTCTCACCTGCTCTTCCTGCTTCGTTTCAATTTGTACGTTAtggtacagtcaaccacaaaagcttacgtaccacgggatctcagagaacgttcaatttccgagcagcctgtaaagGAGTAGTCAGTGAAACCGAGCATCACAATGTTTGACATATATactggtagaggctgtaaatTCGAATACTGcaaggctgcgttgtgaggctgcgcagatattcagctttttatGAGATCCTGTTCCATAAAATTTTATGGCTGACTGTAGGATCACGCGAACACTGAAAACAGAAATGATCGCGCGCGCGCAAGTGCATGTGCGTGACAGCTGTTTACCTTCACGAAGTAGTTCGTGCCGTTCACGAGCTGAGTCCTGTAGTTGACGGGCGTGAACTCCTCGAAGTTCTGGCCGAGCTTGTTCTCCACATCGGAGCGGACCTGTAAAACAGTGGAGTGAGATTATAAAAAGTTTTTCACGAGCGCGCTGCGCTAAAacgccgcctgaaaaaaaaatacttgttgAGCGGGCAAATTCGTCATAGTTTACCGTCGCGCACTTGCGCGATGTATACGCGCCCAGCGCGTGCCGCGTTTTGTGAACACACATAACACTCCTTATCGTACACTGACTTCGTCACTATTCTTGGTGCGCTGCACTCGTGTTGACCCAGGAGATTAGAGCTCTTAGCGCCTCCAGTGTCTGGCAAAGCTTCGTAATCGTCGCACCGACAACGCGAAGTGGTCGCAAGCGCTTTCACTTAGCGCTgaatatacccgccgtggttgctcagtggctatggtgttaggctgctgagcacgaggtcgcgggatcgaatcccggccacggcggccgcatttcgatgggggcgaaatgcgaaaacacccgtgtacttagatttaggtgcacgttaaagaaccccaggtggtcaaaatttccggagtccctcactacggcgtgcctcataatcagaaagtggttttggcacgtaaaaccccatatattattattattagcgctGAATATTTGTCTGcgtttgtgtttctttctttcgtcatTCTGACTAATGTTTACGCTACTCGGTTCCGGAAACACGAGTGCCAGGTATTCTTGCGCTGTCCGCCTTTCTTGCGCCCTTTCTCTTCCACTGCGATAGTGTTTTCGTTTATTTAACTGTATATATACGCAGCTGTACATTGATATGCAGACACACAAGTGCGTCTTGGGCAAAAGGTACAACATACTTTTGGTCTCCCCTAAGTTTAGCTCGTATTGTTGCGTAGTACTCGTGCGTATTCATTTATCGAGACAGCTAAAATGCTGGGAAAGGAAGTAAATCAAAGATAATCAAAACAATGGTTTCTCGCTACGCATTCTTGTTCCTTTCGATGCATGCAACGCCATCTTCGCCCGTTGCCGTACTGCCTGGTTGGGTGCCTCCAAAACTCGCACGTGCTTCATTACACCCGAAGTACACGCCTGGTGCGGACTATGTACTACATGGACGATAGGGAATTGCCCTAGCTCTGTCAGAAGGGAGAATTCTGGGATACTGGTCTGGGGGGCTGACCGTCCTCAGCATAGGCAACCCTAAACGTGCTTCTCTGCTTTCCGAAGACACGCAGAATTTGCGACACACTTTGCAGACATGCAGGCTTTGGGACGTACACGAGGCCGTTAAGGGGACTTGCATGACCGTCTTCGTGCGGTGATGAAGGTAGCAGCAGTATCGTGCTCAGTATCAAATGCCAGTCGGGGATGAGGGAGCAGCGCGGCCTGCATCATAGCTCCGAACCTTGCTTTGAAACGTATATATACATATCAAGAGCTATAGAATAAAGGTGACCTTTCGTGCAGCTCACTCGAATGGACAAATTCTTTACGTGTTTACCTTAGGGCACAAACTATAAGCGAGAACTGGACGAGTTGGAAAATGTTCATGATGAACAGCTAgacaaagaaggaaggaaaggaaagaaagaagacgatATAGATGTTTATCTTAACCAGCAGTTCGTAAATTTTGTTTCTCGTGGCTCGTTTAACCGGCTCCAATTGAGTTTAAGGTCAGCtacggggggcggggggggggggtgcaatttGTACCGCTCATTTTGCAGGTAGACGCATGGGCCTTTCTTTGGCTAAGATCAATTTCAGTTTTAGCGGAATACCAAGCACTTCAGCTTTGCGCGACCAGCGTCTCATAAGCTTTCATCGGCGCCTCATCGGCGTTGGTGTCCACGGGCCTGCTGGAATTCCCTCCTGCTGCTAATCTAAAAGATCTCAGCCCATTATCGCTGGTCCTAGCTCTTGGGGGACCTGAGAAGATGGCGTCAAGACCTCTGCCCCCGACGCCCCTCCTGCCTCCCTTTTCCTAGGAGAGCTGTTCTACGTTCAAAGTGCCCAAAGACACTACGTCCACTGATGAAATCATAGACAACATTGAAGAAACGATCGACGATGAAGATAGATCTATTTTTCACGATAGCAACTGGAAAACAAGGGTGTTTGTGCTGATATACTGAAGCTTATATAAAAAGGGTCGTGTATAACTAAATAATTGCACCGGATATAGTGAACCACTTGCAAATTCTCGGATACGATTTCGACGAGTGGCAAAACAGACCCTTAGGACTTCCGAAGGAGTTGAGAACTGCCTCCTTCAGCTTCGCTGTCCATGAGGTACGAGTTGCCCGCATTTGCACACATCTGCGaaggcatttttttttgcgaaggCCCTATTTACGTGACGATTTTGAAGCTTCGTCCACCCATCACCCAAATGATTTCCCCTATATTCCCACACAACGTCAACTTTGTGGCATGTTTAGTTCTTTCATGCTGATTGGACAAACTCACTGCGCGAGTGGTAGAGTATATAAAGCACTTGAGTGTTTGTATAAGTAATTTGCTGCGAAGCCTGTAATTAACCTGCACAGATAAAACTTCCGGTACACGTTACCCCTAATATGGCGCCCATCATCTGGAAAGATTATATGGCTAGCATCGATCTCTCGCTTTCCCATGGTAAGCAGGGAACTTTATAAACGTATCATGTTTTAAAGCTGCAGAAAATGTGCCTTTAGCAATTGTTATTCAGCCCCGATATAACCACCAAATTCAAGATATTTCTGCACATGACCCCCTAAGATGCCTGGCATTCTCTATAAATATAAGCTCCGTGAATTATATAGTTTTCCCACGACACCGTAAGGACACGAACATAATGTTTTTGAGCACTTCTAACTAGCTTAGCTGTAAAAGGCTACTTCAAACTCTCTTCTCAAATGTGTTTGGAATATGTTTATTACTTCATTGACGATTGAAATCTAATATTATCACAATGCACtttgctgacaaggaaatttattcacccgtaggcacacttacaactttggtatgaacgaaaagtacaatataaggtacagcacatgtaatacatcatacttgcgCATGACATTATaacatcaacatttttttattacGCGTACATCCCAGAGTGCAGGAGCGCTACACTCATCGCAGTACAACCCCAACGGGTGCACTGGCTGCCACATAGATTCTTGCTTGAATATTTTTCAAACATTGCTGAtattgaataaaagaaataagAATTTTCAGCTATTCGGCGAACTACGCATGTCTTTTAAGATACTTAGCCtatgtaaatgaaaaaaagaaattcagcaaACGTTTTGTTTTCAATTTTTTCTGAACAAGACCATTTCTCGAAGAAAACTTTATTGCCACGAGCGATGGCTACAAGCCTCCTTGGGTTACCATCAACACACTGATTCTTAAACCTTAAGACCACTTCTATGTTTGCAAACAGAGCTCACAAAAGCAATCCGAAGCTACACAAGTTGCAATAGTCAAAGAATATATAGAACTCTCCAGCTAGCACCAATTTTGCTGTACAGTTACATTGTCTGGCAAGTGAATTTCAGGTTAAGTATACAACAAGGAAGCTAAGTCTACGTGCGATCGACAGATGAGGGGCGCGTTCCTCATATCTGATGATGACatgggatttttatggcgcagcagccgtgcaggctGCATGTGATGCACCATACCGatatctgaacacatcaagaacATGTGCCTGTTGTATACGTAACTAAGTGCTTCTCTTTCCTTAGCTAATTTGACTGTCAAAAATTCCCGAGGGGCAGGTTTCTGAGGTAATGAACACGCTGCTGCCACAACGCCGATAAAAGGGCTACAACATTACGTTCTCGCCGCCGACCTACGCCATCTTCTCAAGAACAACTTCGTCCTGCGTCgtgttcgtccgctgttgcctgTGCCGTGGTTTCCGAAATACATGCACAGGCACTCTC
This window contains:
- the LOC135897144 gene encoding cystatin-B-like, which gives rise to MASPRVGGLSQELKPADAQVQEVCEKVRSDVENKLGQNFEEFTPVNYRTQLVNGTNYFVKVRVGSDQYVHVRAYKSLQGDVTFAAVQENKSLEDEVEHFA
- the LOC135897140 gene encoding cystatin-B-like, coding for MPLCGGLSEEVKDADDTVKEICEKVRADVEAKLSKTFKEFAPLKYRTQLVNGVNYFVKVHVGDGQHIHVRAHKAFQGEISFSAAQENKTLDDPLEHFQ